AAAGTTCGTGGTAGGGGGGTAGCTTTGGTACTCTTTAAAGTTGTACTCCCTACATATATGCCATTCcctgttgggcacatacccagcAGGAATTACTGTTAGAAATTATTTGAGGCTAGCTCCCTGAGTAGGGTCTTCTAGCTCGCATAGACAGAGAAGCTGACATTATTTCTTATTgatacagatttatcatttcttgttgtattttgtgttgatatagttAACAACTTATTATTACAACCTTCGACATAACTTTTCATCCTTTGACAACATCAATAATATCAACTATACTTTCCGAAGAATGTGTAAACATAGCTTCCTTAATCTctcttaataagggagatttctaATTCCTGAGATCAACTTTGTCATTCTTCTCTTTACGGGTTCAAGTTAAATTATGTCCAGTATATTGTATGGtgaccaaactgaactgcataatctaaataggtccttacaagagcaagataaaggcagagaataacattactaaatgctacaccgtatatttctgtgtgagaaaatgagcaccattactctacctaaaccagaagccaacaccacaatgatcacaggagttaggtcaaaatattgacaagttttaagttataaaatataacaaaatgcaggaggcagactttggaattttatttgttttagtgatctcaaaaatgtatttctgacctaatgtttaacactaacatcttgttttaataacgttaaattgttcttccagatgacagaaatctgaagagtataaagacagaagaaattaactagttaaagaacaaattgaaaataacaaataaagctgGAACCGAACATTGCATTAACATGTGAACACATTTtgtaaaatttggtttatttggaAATCACTTATATTTTTGGTCAATTAAGTGACTGTATTGTGGTTAATGCAGTCGGATCATCACCGATTAGATCCGAGTTTGATTCCCTGGCAATGTGAGATGCTCAGcctcctgatacctctgttcacctagcagtaaacattaacctggaaattagtcaactgttgagggatgcatcctgaggaaggtctgtcgttggcttaggaaggcctacacaagcctaacaagctgcccgtctccgacagtgggaaacaatgttatgtttttaaacataatataataacaaaaccaGCGTGGGACATTTACTGCTCCTGAGAAACTTGACAACAGTTTTGTGAGGTGAGAATCATACGGCCCAATATGTCGGCCTCGAGTCCTGTTATCCATCCGGAAGATGTGAACAGACTGCGGTATGGACTGGCTGTGACTAAGGCAGGACGAGACACGCTAGCAAGTGTGTTTATGTGGTCGTACCGGGGCACCTTCCCAGTAGTGACTTACCTCACTCAGGACTTGGGGTACACCAATGCTCAGTACAGGCGTGTCTTCGATGCTCACCAGAGGGATAAACTCGAAGTTTCCTCTGACGCGGCAACTTTTGACATCACCCTGTTGTATAAACTCCTGCaacgtgtgtgtggtctggctgagatgaatgaccccacgtggaccactccagggcctcagggaccatcacttgaacacctcatttacagcctgaagcaacaccgaaacacgttggcccatgataatgtgggaatgtcagagcaagatcttacgtcaacactgacggagctcagtgacttattggccaagatgctggctgaggccggcgtccggtgtgggacaaacagccaggatgtggaccacgtgaccagagaTGTCACCAAGTATATTGGTGATCTGCTAGCAAAGGTCACAGATATCAGAGAAGAAGTTAAGCAGAAGAGCAAGCAGGAGCTAAGTGACGAGTATAAACTGCTGTACCAGATTGTTCCCGCACCCTGGCTCCTCCTCAACATTAACTACAACCCAAGTCTTGCTTTTACACGACTGCGACTCCTTGAAGATCCCGTCATAGGGGCAAGACCCTCCCACGCTGCCAAGGGTCAGGATATAAACTATGAAGACATCTTGAGTATGAGACGAGAGAACGGAAGAGTCCCTGAGTGTGTCCTCCTGACGGGGGAAGGTGGTATGGGCAAGACAACTttactcaagctcatcctcgagaaGTGGGTAGAGGACCCTGCTGCCATACGTCACCTGGGCACCGTGAACCTCGTTTTCTATGTTCAGTGCAGGGACTCACATCTTAATACCTTCGATGGTCTCCTCCGCCAGTTGCTGCCTCAAACACTTAGTGATTCTGGTGCCGACTTCCAGCTGTTTAAGGAGATAATCTTGAGCTTAAATATATTAGTCCTGATTGACGGCTACGACGAGGTCAACGACCATTCAGGAAGGCTGGTGGAGGAGCTGTTGCACCTGCCTGGCAAGGATGTGAGGTTGGTGATAACCACACGGCCGGGGTGGGACCAACAACTGTCACAGCTCGTCCCAGACACCAGACCTCGCTGCAACATCCTCGTCTTGGGCATCACTCCAGAACGTCGCGTGGAGTTCGCCGAGAGAACCATCaaggtgctggtggaggaagagagCCAACGGAGTGTCATCACAGGGAGGTTTACCCACCGGCTGGAGCAGATGAGTCAGttcctgggtgagtacctcaacactccactcaccttgaccttgttggcgctgctgtgtgtcgaggctccagaagaatttaacaacctcaccacaaacACTCAAGTCTACGAGAAGATTCATGACTTCATAACCAGCAAACTGGTGTCCAGACTTACAGACAAACATGTGGTTGACCCCAAAGGAAAATGTGACCAGTTTCTGTTGTTCTTCGAAGAGATTAGtttaagagggatccagaggcaggAGTACGACCTTTGGCTGGAGACTGAAGCGGAGATTAGGGAGAAGTGTGACACTCTTGGACTGCCGCAGGAGGAGGTCTTGTCCAACTATTTCACAAGAACCAGCTACCGTCGGGGACtcaatgtggtgtgggtgtttggctatgttcacgccaggtaccaggagtattgTGCCAGCAGGAGGCTGGTCGCTCTCTTGTTGAGGGCTGAGCAAGACCGAGGTGATCCAGCATCACACCGTGTGTCAGGGGAAAGCTCTATAATCATTGACCTCTTGGTGGGTGTTGTACGTAAGGAAAAGGGTTCCTTGGGAGATCACCTGAGAGAGTCAACGTTTGATATTAGCGCCGTGCAACAAGAGTTAAGGAAGCGCCCCAGATGGCAGAACATTTTAGTCAGCACTACCGGGGTGCTGTGTGCCCGGGGAGTAGAGCATAAGTTCATTACTCACATAATTGACCTGTGCGAGATGGTTACACTTAAGACTGACGAGCTGTTGAAGCATGTAGCAGAGTCCTGCGGGAGTGAGCACGTCATCCAAGCCGTGTGTGAGAAGCTGCGTACAGAACAAGAGTGGAGAATAATGAGTGTTGACTCGTGGGTTGTCCTGCCGCTTGTTCTTAAGAATGTGACACCTAAGAACATTTACCTAAACATATACAATACACCCCAACTAAAGCAGCACCTGCCTACACTGTCTGCACTGTCAGTGCTGGCAAAAATGAAGGTAACCATATCCTTAGTTCTTGGCGATAGTTTATACAGCAAAGACGAAAATATTGATAAATCAAAACAATGTTTGGAGAGGCTGACAGCCCCCGGCAGTAAGTGTACCTTAGAGAAGTTTGATGGTCGCTTGCCTGATGCAGCCatacccctcctgcctcacaccctcGAGAGCCTCTACCTGGTCCTCACACCACagcaactgcccgtcctcatccgtcacctgcctcaccttcctcacctgcagactcttggtaaatattcatattttccaccataatttttagagttatttattaataccaaaattacgcaaagggcttcattcgtcatgtttaatatagtaattcagatttatattgtttacatatatgtttacaaccttatggacgaaagattccttatattgtttacaaacataatCACCTTAAGGGAGATAAACACcttattttgtttacaaatatagtcaccttaagagcgacaaataccttatattgtttacaaatatagtcaccttaagagcgacaaacaccttatattgtttacaaatgtaGTCACCTTAAGGTTGACAAACCTTCTACTTTGATTACAAATATAGACTTATTAAGGGCGACTACTCCATGAATACTAAATTTTCGAAACATTCCGCTGCTGTATATATTCTTGTGCATAAATAATTTCATGAAGTATTTAGCGACGCCATACTTTTGGTTCAGATGACTTACCACTTTGACTTTGACTCGTGGTACAGatctcctttcactgtgacctaattcctgttcaagatgacctttcactgtgacctaattcctgttcaagatgactttTCACTGTGAACCTAATTCCTATTCAGGATGACCttgcactgtgacctaattcctgttcaggatgacctttcactgtgacctaattcctgttcaagatgaccttttactgtgacctaattcctgttcaagatgacctttcactgtgacctaattcctgttcaagatgacctttcactgtgacctaattcctgttcaggatgacctttcactgtgacctaattcctgttcaggatgacctttctctgtgacctaattcctgttcaagatgacctttcactgtgacctaattcctgttcaagatgacctttctctgtgacctaattcctgttcaagatgacctttcactgtgacctaattcctgttcaagatgacctttcactgtgacctaattcctgtttaagatgaccttatACTGTGACCTAAtttctgttcaagatgacctttcacactgacctaattcctgttaaaGATAAATTTtctctgtgacctaattcctgttcaagatgacctttcactgtgacctaattcctgtccaagatgaccttttactgtgacgtaattcctgttcaagatgacctttcactgtgacctaattcctgtttaagaggacctttcactgtgaccttgatCCCTTGGTTAATTAGACCTTCCGTAACTTTGATCCTTAATTCAGGTGACCCATCTATCCCTGTGACCTTGATACTTGGtctagatgacctttcactgtgaccttgacttagtttatatgaccttctaatgcgaccttgaccattgataaagataaccatgactgtgaccttgaccatgatacagatgaccttgaccattgatacagatgaccttgactgtgaccttgaccattgacacagatgactttgactgtgaccttgaccattgacacagatgaccttgactattgatacagatgaccttgaccattgacacagatgaccttgaccattgacacagatgaccttgactattgatacagatgaccttgaccattgatacagataaaCTTGACAGTTGATACAGGTAactttgactgtgaccttgacaattgatacagacaaccttgactgtgaccttgacaattgatacagataaccttgactgtgaccttgatcattgatacagatgactttgaccattgatacagatgaccttgaccattgatacatatgaccttgaccattgatacagatgaccttgaccattgattcagatgaccttgaccattgatacatatgaccttgaccattgatacagatgaccttgaccattgacacagatgaccttgaccattgatacaggtaaccttgactgtgaccttgacaattgatacagatgaccttgacagtGACCTTGACCATTGTTACCGATGACCTTGACCGTGGCTTTTAAAAGCTATTAATACATAGTTTAGATGCTATTAATACTGTCCAAAATACGGACTTGTCATCAGGTAATAAACCCAGCAGTAAGGTGAGTGGATGGCTCAGTATGTCTTCTTGTTATATCTTAGAACATACCAGTAACGACCGTGACTGTATCTCAGTGTATGTCTTCAGACATtgtcctggacgccacgggctacgtggtcccggacaccctggacgccacgggcttcgTGGAccaggacaccctggacgccacgggctacgtggacccggacaccctggacactCTGCCGTACCAGGGAAGGACGCTCATCCTGACCATCAACCGGGGCCTCACTGATGACGACCCCGCCATAGACTGGTGCTGCCGCCTGGCGGCTCAGCTGTGTACTCCCTCAAGAGAAGGGAATATTCGCCTGGTCTTCTATCACTCGCGTCTCACCAGTACGTATTGACGACATTTTAACACGTGAATATCTGTAACTCAGTTATTTAATTCACAGTGCTTCCAGTGGTTTCAAAAATATTTTTACATTAAAAGTCATGAATTAGAGAACTTATAAGGCTTCTTGTGTAACTTTGAGCACCGTTTAGCGACCAAGAATATTCATTAAGCAAGCTTCACTGCTTATAAGATAACACTGATCAATATTTAGCCCAACATTGTCTTGCTTAATACAAGCTAGATTTACTTGATATAAGTTTTCTTTGGCATGAGTGTGTGACATAGACAGGTGTGGGTggagagagtagccaggtgtgggctttagtgttccctctcatgtgcaggtgtgggtcgggagagtagccaggtgtgggctttagtgttccctcccatctacaggtgtgggtggggagagtagccaggtgtgggctttagtgttccctctcatgtgcaggtgtgggtcggaagagtagccaggtgtgggctttagtgttccctctcatgtgcaggtgtgggtcgggagagtagccaggtgtgggcttccgtgttccttcccatctgcaggtgtgggtggggagagtagccaggtgtgggctttagtgttccctctcatctgcaggtgtgggtggggagagtagccaggtgtgggctttactgttccctctcatctacaggtgtgggtagggagagtagccaggtgtaggcTTCCGTGTTCCTTCCAAtcagcaggtgtgggtggggagagtagccaggtgtggtctTCCGTGTTCCTTCccatctgcaggtgtgggtggggagagaagctaggtgtgggctttagtgttccctctcatgtgtaggtgtgggtggggagagtagccaggtgtgggcttcagtgttccctctcatctgcaggtttgggtggggagagtagccaggtgtgacaacgtttgttttcatgtattagctacgttattgtgtggttgtaaataagttgccacaacttactgcacaactttggctaaacaattttgagaccgtgtcgcaaccttaaatgttgcataaaaatcgttttcctgattgatggaatatatttaaaaaaatgtaGAAATactttaaaaatatatttctacatatgCTAGAAATAAAACTGAAGCATAACAAAAGGTaggttaaaaatattttattcattactttcacttaataaagaatccatggtagtggtggtggaattgttgctgggttgtggttggtggtaggttgtgattggtggcagcggtgggtgatgtttattgttggtggtagtggttggttctagtggtgagtaatagttgtggttggtggtggtggtggttgattgctgtggttggtaattgtggtggctgatggttgtgaatagtggtagtggtggttaatgTTAATGGTGGTTGAGGTTGTGGTGGTTTATGGTATTGGTGGTTGATAGCTCTGGTGGTTGCTGTCTGTGATGGTTGATGGCtaaggtggttgatggtggtggtagttaatggttgtggtggttgatggtagtgtttgttgatggttgtggtggttgatggttgtgtttgttgatggttgtggtggttgatggtagtgtttgttgatggttgtggtggctgatggtagtgtttgttgatggttgtggtggttgatggttgtgtttgttgatggttgtggtggttgatggtagtgtttgttgatggtagtgtttgttgatggttgtagtggttgatggtagtgtttgttgttggtagtgtttgttgatggttgtggttgttgatggtggtggtagttaatggttatggtggtagttaatggttatggtggttgatggtagtgtttgttgatggttgtggtggttgatggtagtgtttgttgatggttgtggtggttgatggtagtgtttgttgatggtagtggtggttgtggtggttaattgttgtggttgttgatggttgtggttgttgatagttgtggtggttgattgttgtggcggttgatggtaatggtggttgattggtgtggtggtagatggttgtggtggtagatggttgtggtggatgattgttgtggtggtaaatggttgtggtggttgattgttgtggtggttgatggatgTGGGGGTTAATTgttttggtggttgatggttgttgtggttgattgttgtggtgattgattgttgtggtggttgattgttgtggtggttgattgttgtgatggttgatgattgtggtggttgattgttgtgatggttgattgttgtggcggttgatggttgtggtggttgatggtagtgtttgttgatagttgtggtggttgatggttgtggtggttgatggtagtgtttgttgatagttgtggtggttgattgttgtggtggttgattgttgtggtggttgatgattgtggtggttgatggttgtggtggttgattgttgtggtggttgatggttgtggtggttgatggttgtggtggttgatagttgtggtggttgatggttgtggtggttgatggtagtgtttgttgatagttgtggtggttcattgttgtggtggttgatggtaatggtggttgattgttgtggtggttgatggttgtggtggtcgatgggtgtggtggttgattgttgtggtgtttaatggttatggtggttgatggtaatggtggttgactgttgtggtggttgatggttgtggaggttgatgggtgtggtggttgatgggtgtggttgttgggttaaTTGcagaggtggttgttgtggttcgtgatggtagtggttgattgttgtaCTTTATGTAGTGGCGATTGTTGGTAATAGTTCGCGTGGGTGGTGGTTTATTAATTATGgtgtttggtggtagtggtgtttggttgttggtggtagtggtggttgattgttggtggtagtggtgggtgattgttgaggttgttggtggtggtttatggttgttggtggttgatagttgtggttggtggtagtggttgttgatagtagtggttgagggcagtggtagatggtggttgtggtcgttTGTGGTTGATTGTACTGGTAGTTGTTGAGGTTCGTGAtattggtggttgattgttgtattttgtggtagtggtggttgattatatttggcagtagtggtggttgattgttgttggtggtaggggtggttgattgttgtggttggtgttggtttatggttgttgttgatagtagtggtggttgattgttgtggttgttgatgattGAGGTGGTTGATGATTGTTTAGGTTGATGGCAGTGGTTGTTAATGGTTAGGGTTATTGATAGTAGTTGAAATTGaagttgaaataagtttattgaggtaaaatactcacaaagggatgaggtagctcaagctattctcaccctgttcagtacaacgtgttcatacatatatagacacacatcacaaacaaaaaACTTATTACCGAacatctgagagataaacatatacatttcctcctttacacaagtagtatggtatcagacgtacacacaaatacttttatgacttaggtatactgtatagacaatttgcaagacatgcagataattcaacaaaagattacagtcttggtgcaaaattcttatatctctccagaatatcatcaacctttccgttgtgacacatccaggctatttgttcaggaacagtccttatctcagtgtttctatatacattaatcaacggacaatcaagaacataatgggcaagggtgtgagaccttaacataccacatagtttacacttcgtgtcattatcatgaacacctatcccatattcccagtaatatttgtacccaagcctgagccgcatgtgaacagtcactccaagcatttctccttttaccataagtgaaatgggtattttgactcacatacatgtagtgttggatGGTTTAgcttccctcatacattatacctctcctcgccacttctgcctgtgcctgaatatttctgattttgcttcttatttgtctcattgtgaattcacattcgatgtcaacttgtggttttaatgtggcacgtttggccaagtcatccgccacctcgttgagcactattccaacaagagatggaatccacatgaatttcacattgTGACCTTTTAGCcgtatctcagttatccttttcttacaatcctcaactatggacatgaagactggatttcgactgtttaaggactcaagtgctcctcggctatcgacaaatacaaaaacatctttgtcgtcatgacgtacttcctccaaacacgccagaatggcctgcagttgagCACTGATAGTAATGGTGGTTGGTTGTTGTAGttagaggaggaggtcgaggaggaaggaggaggagtaaggaggagaaagaggaggtaggaagaggtcgaggaggaaggagaaggtcgaggaggaaggagaaggtcgaggagggagaaggtcgaggaggaaggagaaggtcgaggaggaaagagaaggtcgaggaggaaggagaaggtcgagggggaaggagaaggtcaaggaagaaagaggagaaggtcgaggaggaaggagatggtcgaggaggaaggagaaggtcaaggaagaaagaggagaatgtcgaggaggagaaggtgttggtggtggctgttggttgTTGTTAGTGGATATTGATGGTTGAAGAACATAGAAGGATTA
This window of the Procambarus clarkii isolate CNS0578487 chromosome 46, FALCON_Pclarkii_2.0, whole genome shotgun sequence genome carries:
- the LOC123750003 gene encoding uncharacterized protein, giving the protein MSASSPVIHPEDVNRLRYGLAVTKAGRDTLASVFMWSYRGTFPVVTYLTQDLGYTNAQYRRVFDAHQRDKLEVSSDAATFDITLLYKLLQRVCGLAEMNDPTWTTPGPQGPSLEHLIYSLKQHRNTLAHDNVGMSEQDLTSTLTELSDLLAKMLAEAGVRCGTNSQDVDHVTRDVTKYIGDLLAKVTDIREEVKQKSKQELSDEYKLLYQIVPAPWLLLNINYNPSLAFTRLRLLEDPVIGARPSHAAKGQDINYEDILSMRRENGRVPECVLLTGEGGMGKTTLLKLILEKWVEDPAAIRHLGTVNLVFYVQCRDSHLNTFDGLLRQLLPQTLSDSGADFQLFKEIILSLNILVLIDGYDEVNDHSGRLVEELLHLPGKDVRLVITTRPGWDQQLSQLVPDTRPRCNILVLGITPERRVEFAERTIKVLVEEESQRSVITGRFTHRLEQMSQFLGEYLNTPLTLTLLALLCVEAPEEFNNLTTNTQVYEKIHDFITSKLVSRLTDKHVVDPKGKCDQFLLFFEEISLRGIQRQEYDLWLETEAEIREKCDTLGLPQEEVLSNYFTRTSYRRGLNVVWVFGYVHARYQEYCASRRLVALLLRAEQDRGDPASHRVSGESSIIIDLLVGVVRKEKGSLGDHLRESTFDISAVQQELRKRPRWQNILVSTTGVLCARGVEHKFITHIIDLCEMVTLKTDELLKHVAESCGSEHVIQAVCEKLRTEQEWRIMSVDSWVVLPLVLKNVTPKNIYLNIYNTPQLKQHLPTLSALSVLAKMKVTISLVLGDSLYSKDENIDKSKQCLERLTAPGSKCTLEKFDGRLPDAAIPLLPHTLESLYLVLTPQQLPVLIRHLPHLPHLQTLDIVLDATGYVVPDTLDATGFVDQDTLDATGYVDPDTLDTLPYQGRTLILTINRGLTDDDPAIDWCCRLAAQLCTPSREGNIRLVFYHSRLTSVGGERLLRGLHRRGVTGDYFSIRIRDSEKKKKYLRELCASLNNFNMVCIR